The sequence below is a genomic window from Tachysurus vachellii isolate PV-2020 chromosome 2, HZAU_Pvac_v1, whole genome shotgun sequence.
gatgatatgtgtgttgtgatgtttgttgtgatgtttgttgtgatgtgtgctctgatgtgtgatgtgtgttgtgatgtgtgttgtgatgtgtgttgtgatgtgatgtgtgttgtgatgtgtgttgtgatgtgtgttgtgtgttgtgatgtgtgttgtgatgtgtgttgtgatgtgtgttgtgatgtgtgatgtgtgttgtgatgtgtgttgtgtgttgtgatgtgtgatgtgtgttgtgtgttgtgatggtgtgtgttgtgatgtgtgttgtgatgtgtgttgtgtgttgtgatgatgtgtgttgtgatgtgtgttgtgatgatgtgtgttgtgatgtgtgttgtgatgtgtgttgtgatgtgtgttgtgatgtgtgttgtgttgtgatgtgtgttgtgttgtgatgtgtgttgtgtgttgtgatgtgtgttgtgatgtgtgttgtgttgtgtgttgtgatgtgtgttgtgatgtgtgttgtgtgttgtgatgtgtgttgtgatggtgtgtgttgtgatgtgtgttgtgatgtgtgatgtgtgttgtgatgtgtgttgtgatgtgtgttgtgtgttgtgatgtgtgttgtgatggtgtgtgttgtgatgtgtgttgtgttgtgtgttgtgttgtgtgttgtgatgtgtgttgtgatgtgtgttgtgatgtgtgttgtgtgttgtgatgcgtgttgtgttgtgtgttgtgatgtgtgttgtgatggtgtgtgttgtgatgtgttgtgtgttgtgatgtgtgttgtgttgtgtgttgtgatgtgtgttgtgttgtgtgttgtgatgtgtgttgtgtgttgtgatgtgtgttgtgatgtgtgttgtgatgtgtgttgtgatggtatgtgttgtgtgttgtgatgtgtgttgtgatgtgtgttgtgatgtgtgctCTGATCCTGTCTGGTCCTCTAAAATATTTCTGCCACTTTGAAGCTTTTTGAGGGCAGAGAAGATTTTCCTGAGAATTAAACTCAGAACTGACTCTTTATGATCCATGAGAGTTTTCCCTCTTCCCATAAACCTACAtgaccagcacacacacacacacacacacacacacacacacacacacacacacacacacacacacacacactgtgatatGCAACATTAAAGTATctaaaaacagatgaaagtgAATTCTTTAATAAACGAGTAAACAGTGTGAACCTGTGGTTAGGTGCTGGTGTGGTTCTTGAGGGCTTCTTACAGAAGAACAGCTTCATCTACAGCAGCGGTGcaggtgtgggtgcaggttattccaaccaagcagaagacaTACCAGAGTCTATACTAAActccaagaacaactgattaaacaggtggaatcaggtgtagcttctgcttggttggaatgaaaacctgcacccacaccggaaCCTTTGTGGGTAAGACTTGACACCGCTGATCTAcaatcattgtcctgctggacCTTCAACATGTTTTTACTTCATAAGTGGTTAAGGTCTGAGAACTAGGCTCAGGTCCTCCTGTACTGGTTTACTTTATCAGTTTCTTCTTGGGAAGGGGATTTAAGGAGACCACTAAAGACGTCCAGCCTGATGACACTAAAGGTGTGGACAAGTCTTGATTGGACCACAAACATCTACATTTGGTTATATAAAGAGAATCTtcaggagaaaaacagaaacaggacCATATCCTGGTTTTTAGACATGGAGTGGTGAAGTCTGGGCAGAAGAACACAGAAGTGTCACCAGCTTCAAATGAGGCATTTGGAGAAAATTGGATTTGTTCATTGGTGCTTAATGATGTCCATAAtgatatcttcttcttcttcttcttcttcttcttcttcttcttcttcttcttcttcttcttcttcatcatcttcttcttcatacgTGCTGGTTTGATTGATCAGCTTATCAGCTGTAGTTGTTTTCGCAGCACATTGGGTTGCCGATGTTTTCTCAGAGTCGTCGACCCAAGCGCATATATCAGATGAGTCACGGAGTGTTAAACCTGTCGAGGAACCCACTGTTGGACTGGACCTTCGGCCACTCACTCATTAACTGCCACGTGGAGCATCACCTGTTCCCCTCACTGTCTGACAACATGTGTCTAAAGGTAAGTGCTCCAGCACCGGGTTCTCCAGGGGCCCAGAACACTGCATTCTTAGTGTGTTTGAATTGTGCAtgaacgtgtgtttgtgtgtgcgtttgtttgtgtgtctctgtgtttgtgtctgtgcttgtgtgtgtgtgtgtgtttgtttgtgtgtctgtgtttgtgtatgtgtgtgtgtgtgtgtctttgtgtgtgtgtctttgtctgtgtgtttgtgtgtctgtgtgtttgtgtgtgtgtctgtttgtgtgtgtgtgtgcaggtgaagcCAATTGTGTCGCAGTTCCTGAAGATGAAGGCGTTACCGTATCAGGAGGAAGACTATCTCTCTCGTCTTCGTCTCTTCTTCCACAGGTACCAGGAGCTGATGGTGTTTGCTCCTCCGATCACTGAGCTGGTGGGGGTTCAGTGACGGAGAACCACAAGAACTGTCACAGATCCTCCAACCAGGACTGTTTATTTCATATCTAACTAGTGTACAGGTTCTACAATgatgctaaaacacacacacacacacacacacacacacacacacacacacacacacacacacacacacacacacacacacacacacacacacacacacactgcagcttcCATCATGAACACACCACCTGATGGACCTTCTGGTGTCGCCTAAAGAGCTACCAAAGACCAATATGAATATTTAGGGCCCTAGATAGGGAACATAGTGTATATTAGTGAAGCCCTGTACTGTAGGGGCTGCACATTACTCAAAAGTTAGTGCCCCCACTGCTGCCCCTCCCCAGTGTAGTAGATTTGGTCTTTTACTAAAGCTCTTTGAACAGA
It includes:
- the LOC132861618 gene encoding fatty acid desaturase 6-like isoform X1, which codes for MFSQSRRPKRIYQMSHGVLNLSRNPLLDWTFGHSLINCHVEHHLFPSLSDNMCLKVKPIVSQFLKMKALPYQEEDYLSRLRLFFHRYQELMVFAPPITELVGVQ
- the LOC132861618 gene encoding fatty acid desaturase 6-like isoform X2, which gives rise to MFSQSRRPKRIYQMSHGVLNLSRNPLLDWTFGHSLINCHVEHHLFPSLSDNMCLKVKPIVSQFLKMKALPYQEEDYLSRLRLFFHRDEEFYYSGHRNTK